The following nucleotide sequence is from Candidatus Abyssobacteria bacterium SURF_5.
CTTTCCTTCGGGCGAGAGAGAGGACGCCGAAGCAAGCGTGCGTCCGGTGGTATCATCGATCACTTGAGCATAAATGTGCTTCAAGCTTCGGTACACGCACAATCGCGGTTTGTGTGGGGTTCCGACCAGTTTCTGCCTTATGCGCTGATGACGCCTTCGGCGTGCCGTCACTTTATCCAATTTTAGTTCTGCCATGGAGGAAACCTTCGGTTAAATGCCTGTCTTACCGGCTTTTCTGCGCAACCGTTCGCCGGCATACCGAATCCCTTTGCCTTTATAGGGTTCGGGCTTTCGGAGCGCCCGGATCTGGGCGGCAATTTGCCCTACTACCTGTTTGTCGATGCCGTTCACGGTCACGATGTTGCGCTCGACGTTTAATTCTATGCCGGGCGGGGGCTCAAAGACGATCGGATGGCTGTAGCCGAGCTGAAAATTCAATGCCTTTCCCTGCTTGGCCGCGCGGTATCCAACGCCCTGCAGTTCGAGGCTCTTTTGGAACCCTTCTTTCACGCCGCGAACGCAGTTAGCGAGCAGCGCGCGTGTGAGACCGTGCAGCGAGCGGCTTTCACGCGAATCGTCGCTCCTGGTGATGAGGATTTTTCCATCCTGGACGGCGGCGGCGATAAGAGGGTGCACCTCATGCTCGAGTTTTCCCTTGGGTCCTTCGATCGTCACGTGCCGCCCGTCTATGGTAACCTTTACCCCGGCGGGTATCGGAATCGGATTTTTGCCTACGCGAGACATTGGTTATGCAGCCTTTCCTGATTACCAGACTTTACAGATGACTTCGCCGCCGACGTGCGCCTCGCGGGACTGCTTATCGGTGAGCAATCCTCTTGAGGTGGAGATGACGGCGATACCGAGCCCTCCCATCACGCGCGGAAGTTCATCGGATTTTCGGTAGACGCGTCGCCCCGGCTTGCTTACTCGCTGGAGGCCGCTAATCACGCGCGACCGTTCGGGTCCGTACTTCAGGAACACCCGAAGCACGCCCTGTTTCCTGTTCTCGATGAACTTGTAGTCTGAGATATACCCCTCATGCCTGAGAATCTTGACGATATCTTCGTTGATTTTCGAAGCGGGGATATCAACTTTCTCATTCATCGCCAAATTGGCGTTCCGAATGCGCGTAAGCATGTCGGCAATCGGGTCCGAGAGCGACATTGATTCTGGTTCTCCTTTGTTTGATTGGCGAGCTGACTACCAGCTGGCCTTGATGACTCCGGGCAGCCGGCCTTCGCGCGCGAGGTTTCTGAAGCAGATGCGGCACATTTCGAACTTGCGCAGGTAGCCTCTCGGCCTTCCGCATATGCGGCACCTGTGGTACTTCCTCACACCGAATTTCGGATCCCGTTTTGCTTTTGCTACAAGAGATTTTTTTGCCACTGTATCCTCACCTGGCCTGCCGCCGGCGTCGCTATTCGCGGCCGAACGGCATTCCCAATTCTTTGAGAAGCTCGATGCTCTCTTCCGGACCTTTGGAGCCGTCGATGACGAAGACGACGTTCATTCCCCGGATTTTGTAGACATCGTCGTAATCGATTTCCGGAAAGATGATCTGTTCCTTGATCCCGAGCGTGTAGTTTCCGAACTGATCGAAACCGCTGCGCGAGACGCCGCGAAAGTCGCGAATGCGGGGAATGGCGATATTCACGAGGCGGTCGAAAAACTCGTACATCCGCTCTCCTCTGAGGGTAACCTTGCATCCGATCGATGCGCC
It contains:
- a CDS encoding 50S ribosomal protein L18 — translated: MAELKLDKVTARRRRHQRIRQKLVGTPHKPRLCVYRSLKHIYAQVIDDTTGRTLASASSLSPEGKQSGASGSNVSSAKVVGQLIADKARAAGIENVIFDRGGYLYHGRIKALAEGAREKGLKF
- a CDS encoding 50S ribosomal protein L6; this encodes MSRVGKNPIPIPAGVKVTIDGRHVTIEGPKGKLEHEVHPLIAAAVQDGKILITRSDDSRESRSLHGLTRALLANCVRGVKEGFQKSLELQGVGYRAAKQGKALNFQLGYSHPIVFEPPPGIELNVERNIVTVNGIDKQVVGQIAAQIRALRKPEPYKGKGIRYAGERLRRKAGKTGI
- a CDS encoding 30S ribosomal protein S8; translation: MSLSDPIADMLTRIRNANLAMNEKVDIPASKINEDIVKILRHEGYISDYKFIENRKQGVLRVFLKYGPERSRVISGLQRVSKPGRRVYRKSDELPRVMGGLGIAVISTSRGLLTDKQSREAHVGGEVICKVW
- a CDS encoding type Z 30S ribosomal protein S14, which codes for MAKKSLVAKAKRDPKFGVRKYHRCRICGRPRGYLRKFEMCRICFRNLAREGRLPGVIKASW
- a CDS encoding 50S ribosomal protein L5 gives rise to the protein MARLKEKYKAEIAPALKEKLDLRNINQVPRLSKIVVNMGLGDAPGDAKVMESAIKELTRITGQRPVVTRAKKSIAGFKLRAGASIGCKVTLRGERMYEFFDRLVNIAIPRIRDFRGVSRSGFDQFGNYTLGIKEQIIFPEIDYDDVYKIRGMNVVFVIDGSKGPEESIELLKELGMPFGRE